The Salvia miltiorrhiza cultivar Shanhuang (shh) chromosome 1, IMPLAD_Smil_shh, whole genome shotgun sequence genome has a window encoding:
- the LOC131021330 gene encoding rho GTPase-activating protein 5-like: MTEVLHSPSSSSPTSISTPTHNATLFHQTESYEEGFADELEREVEEIRVREEREKDRRDQLSLLALLLTLFRKRFRLACKTDRDNFPSGGGGVMEIGWPTDVQHVNHVTFDRFDGFLGLPVEFEPEVPRRAPSASATVFGVSTESMQLSYDPRGNSIPTILLLLQRHMYSQGGLQAEGIFRITAGNSQEEYVRDQLNRGVIPEGIDVHCLAGLIKAWFRELPRGVLDSLSPEQVMQCQSEEACDELVSLLPPTEAALLDWAINLMADVVQEEHRNKMNARNIAMVFAPNMTQMADPLTALMYAVQVMNFLKTLIEKTLRERGDRIIQQASTLRMEPSDDDGHRTCSQVRHENRPEPYEETRQAFIAEDPRTKSGHGSNQVGNTTDEDYFSYSTSTEESDGSESCETPAQEHKARAANVVENLLEEKKTSNSSESRQDVQQQAADAAATKIEYLSNLSRINSMTERCEAWR; this comes from the exons ATGACAGAGGTGCTCCACTCCCCCTCTTCCTCCTCCCCCACTTCAATATCCACGCCCACCCACAATGCCACGTTGTTTCACCAGACTGAGTCATATGAGGAGGGATTTGCTGACGAGTTAGAGAGAGAGGTGGAAGAGATTAGAgtgagggaggagagagagaaagacaggAGAGATCAACTGTCTCTTCTAGCACTCTTGCTGACCCTCTTTAGGAAGAGGTTTCGGCTGGCTTGCAAGACGGATAGAGACAATTTTCCTAGCGGCGGTGGTGGGGTTATGGAGATAGGTTGGCCTACCGATGTGCAGCATGTTAATCATGTCACATTTGATAGGTTTGATGGGTTCTTGGGTTTGcctgttgagtttgagcctgaGGTTCCAAGGAGGGCTCCTAGCGCTAG TGCCACTGTTTTTGGAGTTTCTACCGAATCAATGCAGCTGTCTTATGATCCACGAGGCAACAGCATTCCGACCATCCTCCTGCTTTTGCAGAGACATATGTATTCCCAAGGTGGCTTGCAG GCTGAAGGAATTTTCAGAATAACGGCGGGAAACAGCCAAGAGGAGTATGTTAGGGACCAATTAAATCGAGGAGTTATCCCCGAAGGCATCGACGTGCACTGTTTGGCTGGCCTGATCAAG GCTTGGTTTCGAGAACTACCCCGTGGGGTATTGGATTCTCTCTCTCCCGAGCAAGTGATGCAATGCCAGTCGGAAGAGGCCTGCGATGAACTAGTCAGTCTTCTACCCCCGACCGAAGCTGCTCTGTTGGATTGGGCGATCAACCTAATGGCCGACGTCGTCCAAGAGGAACATCGGAACAAGATGAACGCACGCAACATCGCCATGGTGTTTGCTCCCAACATGACTCAG ATGGCCGATCCATTGACTGCACTGATGTACGCTGTACAAGTAATGAACTTCCTCAAGACTCTAATTGAGAAGACTCTACGAGAAAGAGGCGATCGTATCATCCAGCAGGCCTCCACGCTCCGCATGGAGCCTTCTGACGACGATGGCCATCGGACCTGCTCACAGGTCCGCCACGAAAACCGTCCCGAGCCATATGAAGAGACGAGGCAGGCCTTTATTGCGGAGGATCCCCGTACAAAGAGCGGTCACGGATCAAACCAAGTCGGAAACACGACCGATGAGGACTATTTCAGCTACTCGACGTCTACTGAAGAATCCGATGGAAGCGAGTCTTGTGAAACTCCTGCTCAAGAACACAAAGCAAGAGCAGCAAACGTCGTTGAGAACCTGTTGGAGGAGAAGAAGACAAGCAACTCATCCGAATCAAGGCAGGACGTCCAGCAGCAAGCCGCAGACGCTGCAGCCACCAAAATCGAGTACCTGAGCAACCTGAGCCGGATAAATTCGATGACTGAGCGATGCGAAGCGTGGCGTTGA
- the LOC131021336 gene encoding uncharacterized protein LOC131021336, producing the protein MAACGGIEHIFEKPLSEAPNFLEALSPWKHMKALNIDDDSSLTEMFGELHFKENHSNPCLSPSPSSNLERDKGYYQRKRSSSDSLSLCTEGLGFESFDDVEETSSGLCHGDGDGDGERTAVARNQRSSAREAALQLQFPPPISCIGRSGKPWVCFKAYREDGRFILKEIRIPTQEFLHACRHDGRLQLHFVHSDDHQDVDECN; encoded by the coding sequence ATGGCAGCCTGCGGTGGCATAGAACACATCTTCGAGAAGCCATTGTCGGAAGCTCCGAACTTTCTAGAAGCCCTGTCGCCATGGAAGCACATGAAAGCCTTGAACATCGATGACGACTCCTCCTTGACAGAAATGTTCGGCGAATTGCATTTCAAGGAAAATCACAGCAACCCTTGTCTCTCTCCTTCACCATCATCCAATCTAGAGAGAGACAAGGGCTACTACCAGAGAAAGCGCAGCTCCTCCGACAGCCTCTCCCTCTGCACGGAGGGGCTGGGCTTCGAGAGCTTCGACGATGTGGAGGAGACATCGTCGGGCCTCTGCCATGGAGATGGAGACGGAGATGGAGAGAGGACTGCTGTTGCGAGGAATCAACGGAGCTCGGCGAGGGAGGCGGCGTTGCAGTTGCAGTTCCCGCCCCCGATTTCGTGCATAGGGCGGAGCGGGAAGCCGTGGGTGTGCTTCAAGGCGTATAGGGAAGATGGGAGGTTCATTCTCAAGGAAATTCGGATTCCCACACAGGAATTCTTGCATGCATGCCGCCACGACGGCCGCCTCCAGCTGCACTTCGTCCACTCCGACGACCACCAAGATGTTGACGAATGCAACTAG